The Thioalkalivibrio thiocyanodenitrificans ARhD 1 genome window below encodes:
- a CDS encoding low molecular weight protein-tyrosine-phosphatase, protein MVNVLFVCMGNICRSPMAHGVFQSMLDEAGIAHLVRVDSAGTHAYHVGSPPDERAQRMATVHGVDLSGQRARLLEAQDFEQFDYVLVMDEDNLENARRICPPDCRDRIRLFLEFAEGLGEREVPDPYYGGNDGFERVMEMVRSAAQGLLDELKRRYRF, encoded by the coding sequence ATGGTGAACGTGCTTTTCGTCTGCATGGGCAATATCTGTCGCTCCCCCATGGCCCACGGGGTCTTTCAGTCCATGCTCGATGAGGCCGGTATCGCGCACCTGGTCCGGGTGGACTCCGCGGGCACCCATGCCTACCACGTGGGTTCGCCCCCTGACGAACGCGCGCAGCGCATGGCTACTGTTCACGGTGTTGACCTGAGCGGGCAAAGGGCCCGGTTGCTGGAGGCGCAGGACTTCGAACAGTTCGATTACGTACTCGTCATGGACGAGGACAATCTGGAGAACGCCCGGCGTATCTGTCCGCCGGACTGCCGTGACCGGATCCGCCTGTTCCTGGAATTCGCGGAGGGTCTGGGCGAGCGGGAAGTGCCCGACCCCTATTACGGCGGGAACGACGGGTTTGAACGGGTCATGGAAATGGTCCGGAGCGCGGCCCAGGGCCTGCTGGACGAGCTTAAACGCCGCTACCGGTTCTGA
- a CDS encoding HAD family hydrolase, whose product MPIRCITFDLDDTLWDCMPVIRRAEQTFHTWLSVHYPRIAERYDHDAMVEHRKAWFARFPELHHDLTTLRKRWLALIARESGYDETLVEPAFRVFWEARNRVALYDDVTVTLERLRPRYRLGAITNGNADVHHIGIGHHFDFVVTAARVGVAKPHPEIFTAALDEAGTAAHETLHVGDDPVRDVAGAAAVGLRTLWVNPRADITPKGCTPDGVVYSVGEVVEWVESRDEG is encoded by the coding sequence ATGCCTATCCGTTGCATCACCTTCGATCTGGACGACACACTCTGGGACTGCATGCCCGTCATACGCAGGGCGGAACAGACGTTCCACACGTGGTTGTCGGTGCATTATCCCCGCATTGCCGAGCGTTACGACCATGATGCCATGGTGGAGCACCGCAAGGCCTGGTTCGCCCGGTTCCCGGAACTGCATCATGATCTGACCACCTTGCGCAAGCGCTGGCTTGCGCTGATCGCCCGGGAGTCGGGCTACGACGAGACCCTGGTGGAGCCGGCCTTTCGCGTGTTCTGGGAAGCCCGCAACCGGGTGGCCCTCTACGACGATGTGACCGTCACCCTGGAGCGCCTCCGGCCCCGCTATCGCCTGGGGGCCATCACCAACGGCAATGCCGATGTCCATCACATCGGCATTGGTCATCACTTCGATTTCGTGGTCACCGCGGCCCGTGTCGGCGTGGCCAAGCCCCACCCGGAAATCTTCACCGCCGCTCTGGACGAGGCGGGCACTGCCGCCCATGAGACCCTGCATGTGGGCGATGATCCGGTGCGTGATGTGGCGGGTGCGGCGGCCGTGGGCCTGCGCACGCTCTGGGTGAACCCGCGGGCGGACATCACCCCGAAAGGCTGTACGCCAGATGGCGTCGTGTATTCGGTGGGTGAGGTGGTGGAATGGGTCGAGTCGAGGGATGAAGGATGA
- a CDS encoding ABC transporter permease, whose protein sequence is MSLPSRALWRDARRHPWQWILAVLGVALGVAVVVAVDIANHSASRAFGLSLEAVSGRATHQILPSGPGGIDESLFTRLRLAGVRPSAPVVEGHARIDGETFPLLGLEPFSEGPFREHVAGVLDADVRGLMVRGDALALSGGLARRLGVSGGDRVQLTVPAGRVDLTVTALIGDGPPGLDGVLLTDIATAQVLLDRVGRLDRIDLILSEGADPAQVLEGLLPEGVRVEEAGARERSARQLTRAFHINLTAMSLLALLVGGFLIYNTLMFAVLRRRPLLATLRSLGVTRAGVFRLVMSEAAVLALLGGIPGLLLGVLIGQGLVHLVTRTINDLYFVLSVTALHVPPWLLLKGLALGLGAALIAALGPAWEAVHIRPREGLRRSSLERRVYRLTPWLAVAGVALILLGYILVHVSTRGLVIGFVALFFMIIGYSLLVPLAVLLLSRLLAPPLGAVLGVTGRLAGRGLGAALSRTGVAVAALTVAVSATVGVGVMVDSFRTTVQGWIGHTLQSALYVTSPAPGDERAGSLLPRGVAERVAALPEVASFSTGRRFQVDSGRGPVELFVLGPAPDSYAGFRFRAGDPARAWPAWEAGRAVLVSEPFAWRHGIAVGDALSLHTSRGERSFTVGGIYQDYGSRQGVVLMARNTFRALWDPRTEGTLGVYLAPGVSVAQGVEAVRRAVADMPEAVLVTPASEIRENSMAIFDRTFAITHVLRLLTVGVAFVGILSALMALQFERAREHGVLRATGMTPGQVTGLVSLQGALLGLAAGLLAIPLGLMMADVLIDVINRRSFGWSMLRTVPASVLLEGVLLAVGAALLAGLRPAWQTGRARPADALREE, encoded by the coding sequence ATGAGCCTGCCGTCCCGGGCTCTGTGGCGCGATGCCCGGCGCCACCCCTGGCAATGGATCCTGGCGGTATTGGGTGTGGCGCTGGGTGTTGCGGTGGTGGTGGCCGTGGATATCGCCAACCACAGCGCCTCCCGTGCCTTCGGCCTCTCGCTGGAGGCCGTCTCGGGGCGTGCGACGCACCAGATCCTGCCCTCCGGCCCCGGTGGTATCGACGAGTCCCTGTTCACGCGGCTTCGACTCGCCGGTGTCCGCCCGAGTGCCCCCGTCGTGGAGGGCCATGCGCGCATCGACGGCGAGACCTTTCCGCTGCTGGGGCTGGAGCCCTTCTCGGAAGGCCCGTTCAGGGAACACGTGGCGGGCGTTCTGGATGCCGATGTGCGCGGGCTCATGGTGCGCGGCGATGCCCTGGCCCTGAGCGGGGGGCTGGCCCGCCGCCTGGGGGTCAGCGGGGGAGACAGGGTGCAGCTCACCGTGCCGGCAGGCCGCGTGGACCTGACCGTGACCGCGCTCATCGGGGACGGTCCACCCGGCCTGGACGGGGTGCTGCTCACGGATATCGCCACCGCCCAGGTGCTGCTGGATCGCGTCGGGCGGCTGGATCGGATCGACCTGATTCTTTCTGAGGGTGCCGATCCCGCGCAGGTGCTCGAAGGTCTGCTGCCGGAGGGGGTCCGCGTGGAGGAGGCCGGGGCCCGGGAACGGTCCGCCCGGCAGTTGACACGGGCCTTCCACATCAATCTCACCGCCATGAGCCTGCTCGCGCTGCTGGTGGGTGGCTTTCTCATCTACAACACGCTCATGTTCGCCGTGTTGCGGCGCCGTCCTCTCCTGGCCACGCTGCGGTCGCTGGGAGTCACCCGCGCCGGCGTGTTCCGCCTGGTGATGAGCGAGGCGGCCGTATTGGCCCTGCTGGGCGGCATACCGGGCCTGCTGCTTGGCGTGCTCATCGGGCAGGGTCTGGTCCACCTGGTCACGCGCACCATCAATGACCTCTATTTCGTGCTGTCCGTGACCGCGCTCCATGTGCCGCCCTGGCTGCTCCTCAAGGGCCTGGCCCTCGGCCTGGGTGCGGCCCTGATCGCCGCCTTGGGGCCGGCTTGGGAGGCGGTCCATATCCGGCCCCGGGAGGGGTTGCGACGCTCCTCCCTGGAGCGCCGCGTCTACCGCCTCACCCCCTGGCTGGCCGTGGCAGGCGTGGCCCTGATCCTGCTGGGATATATCCTGGTCCACGTGAGTACCCGTGGCCTGGTGATCGGCTTTGTGGCCCTGTTCTTCATGATCATCGGTTACAGCCTGCTGGTGCCCCTGGCGGTCCTGCTGCTTTCCCGCCTGCTCGCCCCGCCCCTGGGTGCGGTGCTGGGTGTCACCGGCCGGCTGGCCGGGCGCGGACTCGGTGCGGCCCTGAGCCGTACGGGCGTGGCGGTGGCGGCGCTCACGGTGGCTGTGTCCGCCACGGTGGGGGTGGGCGTGATGGTGGACAGTTTTCGCACCACCGTGCAGGGCTGGATCGGTCATACCCTGCAAAGTGCCCTGTACGTGACCTCGCCGGCCCCCGGGGACGAACGGGCAGGTTCCCTGTTGCCCCGGGGGGTGGCCGAGCGGGTGGCGGCGCTGCCCGAGGTGGCCTCCTTCAGCACCGGGCGACGGTTTCAGGTGGATTCAGGGCGGGGACCGGTGGAGTTGTTCGTGCTGGGGCCGGCGCCGGACAGCTACGCGGGCTTTCGCTTTCGCGCCGGCGATCCGGCGCGCGCCTGGCCCGCGTGGGAGGCCGGGCGCGCGGTGCTCGTCTCCGAGCCCTTTGCGTGGCGGCACGGGATTGCGGTGGGCGATGCGTTGAGCCTGCACACGTCGCGGGGGGAACGCAGCTTCACCGTGGGCGGCATCTACCAGGATTACGGTTCCCGGCAGGGCGTGGTGCTCATGGCCCGGAACACGTTCCGGGCGCTCTGGGACCCACGCACGGAAGGCACCCTCGGCGTGTATCTTGCCCCCGGCGTATCGGTAGCGCAGGGTGTCGAGGCGGTTCGCCGTGCCGTGGCGGACATGCCGGAGGCGGTGTTGGTTACGCCGGCCTCCGAGATCCGCGAGAACTCCATGGCGATCTTCGATCGCACCTTCGCTATCACCCACGTGCTGCGGCTGCTGACCGTGGGCGTGGCCTTCGTGGGCATCCTGAGCGCACTCATGGCCCTGCAGTTCGAAAGGGCCCGGGAGCACGGCGTGCTGCGCGCCACGGGCATGACGCCGGGTCAGGTCACCGGCCTGGTGAGTCTGCAGGGCGCGCTGCTCGGTCTGGCGGCGGGGCTGCTGGCGATTCCGTTGGGGCTGATGATGGCCGATGTGCTCATCGACGTGATCAACCGCCGATCCTTCGGCTGGAGCATGCTGCGCACGGTGCCGGCATCCGTGCTGTTGGAAGGCGTGTTGCTGGCGGTGGGCGCCGCGTTGCTCGCGGGGCTTCGGCCCGCGTGGCAAACGGGCCGCGCGCGGCCGGCGGATGCGTTGAGGGAAGAATGA
- the mgtE gene encoding magnesium transporter, producing the protein MENDFEHYLIEIRELLERGDLPRLRDLLDLMRIQDIAHALMELEEEQIPQVFATLPRGRKVDVFSYLDPHYQYRLLGYISSAEARHILSEMLPDDLTALLEDLPGDEVRRLLRLLPFRAIRRALTLLGYPEDSVGRLMTTEFVSVRPDWTITDSLAHIREHSERGETVNVIFVTDDDRHLLHALPLKRFVLGRANDPVEKLPTGPVVSINAQADQADAARLIQHYDLEVLPVVDEDNILLGIITVDDVIDVVEEETTEDFHKMGSVGMFNLSLRDAGFPLLYRKRIGWLLVLVALNLVGGTIIAGFEEAIEALVVLIFFLPLIIASGGNAGAQSSTLMVRALAVGDVEAKDWLRLWGREFGVSIALGLTMGLAVSALGFWRGGPDVALLVAIAMTLVVAMGSLVGMMLPLILTRLRMDPATASVPLVTSAADIVGILIYFSLAVAMLNLPAGGIL; encoded by the coding sequence ATGGAGAATGATTTCGAACATTACCTGATCGAGATCCGGGAACTCCTGGAAAGGGGGGACCTGCCGCGCCTGCGCGACCTGCTGGACCTGATGCGCATCCAGGACATCGCCCATGCGCTGATGGAACTCGAAGAGGAGCAGATCCCGCAGGTCTTCGCCACCCTGCCCCGGGGCCGCAAGGTGGATGTGTTCTCCTATCTGGATCCGCATTATCAGTACCGCCTGCTGGGTTACATCTCCTCCGCCGAGGCCCGCCACATCCTCTCGGAGATGCTGCCGGACGATCTCACCGCGCTGCTGGAGGACCTGCCCGGCGACGAGGTGCGGCGCCTCCTGCGCCTGCTCCCGTTCCGGGCCATCCGCCGTGCCCTGACGCTCCTGGGTTATCCGGAAGACAGCGTCGGTCGGCTCATGACCACGGAGTTCGTCTCCGTGCGCCCGGACTGGACCATCACCGACAGCCTGGCCCACATCCGGGAGCACAGTGAACGGGGCGAGACGGTGAACGTCATCTTCGTCACCGATGACGACCGCCATCTGCTCCATGCGCTCCCCCTGAAACGATTCGTGCTGGGACGCGCCAACGACCCCGTGGAAAAACTTCCCACGGGGCCGGTGGTGTCCATCAACGCCCAGGCCGATCAGGCGGACGCGGCACGGCTCATCCAGCACTACGACCTGGAGGTCCTGCCCGTCGTCGACGAGGACAACATCCTGCTCGGCATCATCACCGTGGACGACGTGATCGACGTGGTGGAGGAGGAAACCACCGAGGATTTCCACAAGATGGGCTCCGTGGGCATGTTCAATCTGAGCCTGCGCGACGCCGGGTTTCCACTCCTCTACCGCAAACGCATCGGCTGGCTGCTGGTGCTGGTGGCACTGAACCTCGTGGGAGGCACCATCATCGCCGGGTTCGAGGAGGCCATCGAGGCCCTGGTGGTACTGATCTTCTTCCTGCCGCTCATCATCGCCAGCGGCGGTAACGCGGGTGCCCAGTCCTCCACCCTCATGGTGCGCGCCCTGGCCGTGGGCGACGTCGAGGCAAAGGACTGGCTGCGCCTGTGGGGCCGCGAATTCGGCGTATCCATCGCGCTCGGACTGACCATGGGCCTCGCGGTATCCGCCCTGGGATTCTGGCGCGGCGGGCCCGATGTGGCCCTGCTGGTGGCCATCGCCATGACCCTGGTGGTGGCCATGGGCAGTCTGGTGGGCATGATGCTGCCACTGATTCTCACCCGTTTGCGCATGGACCCGGCCACCGCCAGCGTGCCGCTGGTGACCTCAGCGGCGGACATCGTCGGCATCCTGATCTATTTCTCGCTCGCGGTGGCCATGCTGAACCTGCCGGCCGGCGGCATCCTGTGA
- a CDS encoding ABC transporter ATP-binding protein has product MSDTDLIRLESVTRRYREGARSRCVLDGVNARVAPGEIVALLGRSGSGKSTLLNLIAGIDLPDEGRIRVEGRDIAAMDERSRTLFRRHRIGFIYQFFNLIPTLTVAENVALPLELAGHPDRGRVSRLLEALGLAGRANDDPDRLSGGEQQRVALARALIHEPTVLLADEPTGNLDAETGEQVMGLLVRLVRERGATLVLVTHSAEVAAVADRVWRLADGRIRDEEGAAP; this is encoded by the coding sequence ATGTCCGACACCGATCTGATTCGACTGGAGTCCGTTACGCGCCGCTACCGTGAGGGTGCGCGCAGCCGATGTGTGCTGGACGGCGTAAACGCCCGGGTCGCGCCCGGGGAGATCGTGGCCCTGCTGGGGCGCAGCGGCTCGGGCAAGTCCACGCTGCTCAATCTCATTGCCGGTATCGATCTGCCGGACGAGGGACGCATCCGGGTGGAGGGCCGTGACATTGCCGCCATGGACGAGCGCAGCCGGACCCTGTTTCGCCGGCATCGCATCGGGTTCATCTACCAGTTCTTCAATCTCATCCCGACGCTCACCGTGGCGGAGAACGTGGCCCTGCCGCTGGAGCTGGCGGGACACCCGGACCGGGGCAGGGTGTCGCGGCTGCTGGAGGCATTGGGGCTGGCCGGTCGCGCCAACGACGATCCGGACCGGCTTTCCGGCGGTGAACAGCAGCGCGTCGCGCTTGCCCGGGCCCTGATCCATGAACCCACGGTGCTGCTGGCGGACGAACCCACCGGCAACCTGGATGCCGAGACCGGCGAACAGGTCATGGGGCTGCTGGTCCGGCTGGTCCGGGAACGGGGCGCGACGCTGGTGCTGGTGACCCACAGTGCCGAGGTGGCGGCGGTGGCGGACCGGGTGTGGCGCTTGGCCGACGGCCGCATCCGGGACGAGGAGGGAGCGGCCCCATGA
- the corA gene encoding magnesium/cobalt transporter CorA, whose protein sequence is MIDVFRKSYHPPGTAPGTLSTGQQPPADGAPMPILLFSEGQAQAADETQLADWTTDRLDRVVWVHVQGSPSHSQLQQLGEWFGLHALALEDVANTGQRPKSDVYDDHAVIVLNHARWHDNEIVLEQVNLFVGANFVVSFHSGSGDPFEPVRRRMQSRNRNLSNMGAPYLGYALMDLVVDQSFPLMEDLGALLEDLEEQVLGSATRETLERIHNLRRELLLLRRQLWPTREALGRLMREATGVFDAATMPYLRDVYDHTVHIMDLLESYREMAASLVDVYISSVNYRLNEVMKVLTVIATIFIPLTFLVGVYGMNFAHPDSPWSMPELYTYYGYPVVWFIMILVAGGMLYAFKRRGWF, encoded by the coding sequence ATGATTGACGTATTCCGCAAGAGCTATCATCCGCCGGGCACCGCCCCCGGAACCCTGTCCACCGGCCAGCAGCCTCCGGCGGACGGGGCGCCCATGCCGATCCTGCTGTTCTCCGAAGGACAGGCCCAGGCGGCCGACGAAACACAACTCGCGGACTGGACGACGGATCGCCTGGACCGCGTCGTCTGGGTGCACGTGCAGGGATCACCGTCCCACAGCCAATTGCAACAGCTGGGCGAGTGGTTCGGCCTGCATGCACTGGCGCTGGAGGATGTGGCCAATACCGGGCAAAGGCCCAAGTCCGATGTGTACGACGATCATGCGGTCATCGTCCTCAATCACGCCCGCTGGCATGACAACGAGATTGTCCTGGAGCAGGTCAACCTGTTCGTGGGCGCCAACTTCGTGGTGAGCTTCCACAGCGGGTCGGGCGACCCCTTCGAGCCCGTGCGCCGGCGCATGCAAAGCCGCAATCGCAACCTGTCGAACATGGGCGCGCCTTACCTGGGCTATGCCCTGATGGACCTGGTGGTGGATCAGTCCTTCCCGCTCATGGAGGACCTGGGCGCACTGCTGGAAGACCTGGAAGAACAGGTCCTGGGTTCGGCCACCCGCGAGACGCTGGAACGCATCCACAACCTGCGGCGCGAGCTCCTGTTGCTTCGCCGCCAGCTCTGGCCCACGCGGGAAGCCCTGGGGCGGCTCATGCGCGAGGCCACGGGGGTATTCGACGCAGCCACCATGCCCTATCTGCGGGATGTCTACGACCACACCGTGCACATCATGGACCTGCTGGAGTCCTACCGGGAGATGGCGGCCAGCCTGGTGGACGTCTATATCTCCAGCGTCAATTATCGCCTCAACGAGGTGATGAAGGTGCTCACGGTGATCGCCACCATCTTCATCCCGCTCACCTTCCTGGTGGGCGTCTACGGCATGAACTTCGCACACCCGGACAGCCCCTGGTCCATGCCGGAGCTCTACACCTACTACGGCTACCCGGTGGTGTGGTTCATCATGATCCTGGTGGCCGGCGGCATGCTCTACGCCTTCAAGCGGCGCGGATGGTTCTAG
- the mgtE gene encoding magnesium transporter: MTESTDILDKLPELVATRDWDALRGILADLADQDIAKAIPDLAPMDRERLLAHLLSPERASNVFSHLSTEAQTEVLDVLEDEDKARIIGELHYDDAAALLDDLPDEHTELLMGMLPTEDQQILQTLLTYPEDSAGRLMTPEFIALRPDWTVGQALEHVREQHEVGETMNMVFVTGERGELLGSLRLRDLLLGHPGARVGDIAMTDVVSILTDADQEEAARIIRHYDLEVLPVVDEAGQLHGIITVDDVLDVMEEESTEDFHKMASVGVGLSLKESSAGLLYQKRIGWLVILVVVNIFSGAAIALFETAIEAVVALVFFLPLVIASGGNAGAQSSTLMVRALATGDVQARDWLRLWGKELLVSIALGTTMGLAVWGAGAWLGGADVGLAVAISMVLVVVMASMLGMVLPFALERLNFDPASASAPLITSVADVFGVLIYFSVATTILRLSLT, from the coding sequence ATGACCGAAAGCACCGACATCCTCGACAAACTCCCGGAACTGGTTGCCACCCGCGACTGGGACGCCCTGCGCGGCATACTGGCCGATCTCGCGGACCAGGACATCGCCAAGGCCATCCCCGACCTTGCACCCATGGATCGCGAACGCCTCCTGGCCCACCTGCTGAGCCCGGAGCGTGCATCCAACGTGTTCTCCCACCTCAGCACCGAGGCGCAGACCGAAGTGCTCGATGTGCTGGAGGATGAGGACAAGGCGCGCATCATCGGCGAACTGCACTACGACGACGCCGCCGCGCTGCTCGACGATCTCCCCGATGAACATACCGAACTGCTCATGGGGATGCTGCCAACGGAGGATCAGCAGATCCTCCAGACCCTGCTCACCTACCCGGAGGACAGCGCCGGCCGGTTGATGACGCCCGAGTTCATCGCCCTGCGTCCGGACTGGACCGTCGGTCAGGCACTGGAGCATGTACGGGAACAACATGAGGTAGGCGAAACCATGAACATGGTGTTCGTCACCGGAGAAAGGGGGGAGCTTCTGGGCAGCCTGCGCCTTCGCGACCTGCTGCTGGGGCATCCGGGCGCCCGGGTGGGTGACATCGCCATGACCGACGTGGTCAGCATCCTCACCGACGCGGATCAGGAGGAGGCCGCCCGGATCATACGCCATTACGACCTTGAGGTCCTGCCGGTGGTGGACGAGGCCGGTCAGCTACACGGCATCATCACCGTGGACGACGTGCTCGATGTCATGGAGGAAGAGTCCACCGAGGACTTCCACAAGATGGCCAGCGTGGGCGTGGGCCTGAGCCTCAAGGAATCCAGTGCCGGTCTGCTCTATCAGAAGCGCATCGGCTGGCTGGTGATCCTGGTGGTGGTCAACATCTTCAGCGGTGCCGCCATCGCCTTGTTCGAGACGGCCATCGAGGCCGTAGTGGCGCTGGTGTTCTTCCTGCCCCTGGTCATCGCCAGCGGCGGCAACGCCGGCGCTCAGTCCTCCACTCTGATGGTACGCGCACTTGCCACCGGCGACGTGCAGGCCAGGGACTGGCTCAGGCTCTGGGGCAAGGAACTGCTGGTCTCCATCGCACTGGGTACCACCATGGGTCTCGCCGTCTGGGGCGCGGGGGCATGGCTTGGCGGCGCCGACGTCGGATTGGCGGTCGCCATCTCCATGGTGCTGGTGGTGGTCATGGCCAGCATGCTGGGTATGGTGCTGCCGTTTGCCCTCGAGCGGCTCAACTTCGATCCCGCCTCGGCCAGCGCGCCGCTGATCACTTCGGTGGCGGACGTATTCGGCGTACTGATCTACTTCTCTGTGGCCACCACGATCCTGCGGCTCTCGCTGACCTGA
- a CDS encoding lipocalin-like domain-containing protein — translation MGGDDVAGYLRADRPRAFRFPEDHGPHPGFRNEWWYVVGNVDSEAGRRFGFQITFFRVALTPDVPESLSAWATDHVWMAHLGVTDAGSGEHHAFERFARGAAGLSGADLDPFRVWLEDWRLIALEGNDFPWRLEAVEGNTGVDMVFEQRKPPVLQGDGGLSQKGAGEGNASYYYSMTRLDARGSLRIGDEVHEVSGSAWLDREWSTSALAEDQAGWDWFALQLDDDREVMYYRMRREDGSTDPYSKGLIVAPDGGSQLIRSEDVNLEVLRTWRSDTGRNYPVEWRLRLAPMDREFEIRAVHDAQEMNMTVRYWEGAVDVLEDGKPVGRGYVELAGY, via the coding sequence TTGGGCGGTGACGACGTGGCGGGCTACCTGCGCGCGGACCGGCCGCGGGCGTTTCGCTTCCCCGAGGACCACGGGCCGCATCCGGGCTTTCGCAACGAATGGTGGTACGTGGTGGGCAATGTGGACAGCGAGGCGGGTCGGCGCTTCGGGTTCCAGATCACGTTCTTTCGCGTGGCGCTGACGCCCGATGTGCCGGAGAGCCTCTCCGCCTGGGCGACGGATCACGTGTGGATGGCGCACCTCGGGGTGACCGATGCGGGTTCGGGAGAGCATCACGCCTTCGAGCGTTTCGCCAGAGGCGCGGCGGGGCTTTCCGGGGCGGATCTGGATCCTTTCCGGGTGTGGCTGGAGGACTGGAGGCTCATCGCGCTTGAGGGCAACGACTTTCCGTGGCGCCTCGAGGCCGTCGAGGGGAACACGGGCGTGGACATGGTCTTCGAACAGCGCAAGCCGCCCGTGCTCCAGGGTGACGGTGGATTGAGCCAGAAGGGCGCGGGCGAGGGCAATGCTTCGTATTACTACTCCATGACCCGCCTCGATGCGCGGGGCAGCCTGCGGATCGGCGACGAGGTGCACGAGGTCTCCGGCAGCGCGTGGCTGGACCGGGAATGGAGCACCAGCGCCCTGGCCGAGGATCAGGCGGGGTGGGACTGGTTTGCCCTGCAACTGGATGACGACCGGGAGGTGATGTACTACCGGATGCGCCGCGAGGACGGCAGCACCGACCCCTACAGCAAGGGATTGATCGTGGCGCCCGACGGCGGCAGCCAGCTCATCCGGAGCGAGGACGTGAACCTGGAGGTGCTGCGCACGTGGCGCAGCGATACGGGCCGCAATTACCCGGTCGAGTGGCGTCTTCGCCTTGCGCCGATGGATCGCGAATTCGAGATCCGCGCCGTGCACGATGCACAGGAGATGAACATGACCGTGCGCTACTGGGAGGGCGCGGTGGATGTGTTGGAGGATGGCAAACCCGTCGGCAGGGGGTATGTGGAACTGGCGGGGTATTAG